A window of the Pongo abelii isolate AG06213 chromosome 10, NHGRI_mPonAbe1-v2.0_pri, whole genome shotgun sequence genome harbors these coding sequences:
- the AICDA gene encoding single-stranded DNA cytosine deaminase produces MDSLLMNRRKFLYNFKNVRWAKGRHETYLCYVVKRRDSATSFSLDFGHLRNKNGCHVELLFLRYISDWDLDPGRCYRVTWFTSWSPCYDCARHVADFLRGNPNLSLRIFTARLYFCEDRKAEPEGLRRLHRAGVQIAIMTFKDYFYCWNTFVENHERTFKAWEGLHENSVRLSRQLRRILLPLYEVDDLRDAFRTLGL; encoded by the exons ATGGACAG CCTCTTGATGAACCGGAGGAAATTTCTTTACAACTTCAAAAATGTCCGCTGGGCTAAGGGTCGGCATGAGACCTACCTGTGCTATGTAGTGAAGAGGCGGGACAGTGCTACATCCTTTTCACTGGACTTTGGTCATCTTCGCAATAAG AACGGCTGCCACGTGGAATTGCTCTTCCTCCGCTACATCTCGGACTGGGACCTAGACCCTGGCCGCTGCTACCGCGTCACCTGGTTCACCTCCTGGAGCCCCTGCTACGACTGTGCCCGACATGTGGCCGACTTTCTGCGAGGGAACCCCAACCTCAGTCTGAGGATCTTCACCGCGCGCCTCTACTTCTGCGAGGACCGCAAGGCTGAGCCCGAGGGGCTGCGGCGGCTGCACCGCGCCGGGGTGCAAATAGCCATCATGACCTTCAAAG attatttttactGCTGGAATACTTTTGTAGAAAACCATGAAAGAACTTTCAAAGCCTGGGAAGGGCTGCATGAAAATTCAGTTCGTCTCTCCAGACAGCTTCGGCGCATCCTTTTG CCCCTGTATGAGGTTGATGACTTACGAGACGCATTTCGTACTTTGGGACTTTGA